From one Amia ocellicauda isolate fAmiCal2 chromosome 17, fAmiCal2.hap1, whole genome shotgun sequence genomic stretch:
- the sdsl gene encoding serine dehydratase-like isoform X2 gives MSQPPHTHTSIDNVQAPQTSLVSRRAGMSAFPHTVTSAAERSSATLRGGRNLGRAMDDIHPFHVNTPLLESLYLSKRAGTTVYMKMDNAQPSGSFKIRGIGLLCQKAAGSGSKGFVCSSGGNAGLATAYVARKLNLPATIIVPSSTSDAMAQKLRDHGASVRVFGKVWDDANQEAHRLAETEGLTFVPPFDHPLVWQGHASIVRELKASMPSKPGAVVVAVGGGGLLCGVVEGLKEVGWGDVPIVAMETKGANCLNAAVTAGKVVTLPDITSEAKCLGALTVCKQAFDVTAEGNIISEVVTDQEALKALELFVDEERVLVELACGAALAAIYSGVIQRLQSQARLPCLLGPLVVIVCGGSSISLAQLSQLKDKLRG, from the exons ATGTCCcaaccccctcacacacacacgtcaatAGACAATGTGCAAGCACCCCAGACCAGTCTTGTCAGTCGCCGGGCTGGGATGAGTGCGTTTCCCCACACTGTTAC ATCGGCGGCGGAGCGGAGCAGCGCTACATTGCGTGGAGGGC GAAACCTTGGAAGAGCTATGGATGACATTCACCCTTTCCATGTTAACACTCCTCTGCTAGAGAGCCTGTACCTTTCTAAGAGGGCTGGGACTACAGTGTACATGAAGATGGACAATGCCCAGCCTTCAGGCTCCTTCAAGATCAGAGGGATAGGACTCCTCTGTCAGAAG GCAGCTGGTTCTGGAAGCAAAGGTTTTGTTTGTTCCTCAG GGGGAAATGCTGGCCTGGCCACAGCCTATGTAGCACGGAAACTCAATTTACCAGCAACTATCATAGTGCCCAGCTCCACCTCCGATGCCATGGCCCAGAAATTGAGGGACCACGGTGCGAGCGTGAGAGTATTTGGGAAG GTGTGGGATGATGCCAACCAGGAGGCCCACAGATTGGCTGAGACTGAGGGCTTAACATTTGTGCCTCCTTTTGATCACCCACTGGTCTG GCAGGGCCATGCAAGCATAGTGCGGGAGCTCAAGGCCTCCATGCCATCCAAGCCTGGCGCTGTAGTAGTCGCAGTTGGAGGAGGTGGGCTGCTCTGTGGGGTGGTGGAGGGATTGAAAGAGGTTGGATGGGGTGATGTGCCAATCGTCGCCATGGAAACCAAAGGCGCAAACTGCCTGAACGCTGCAGTGACTGCTGGGAAGGTGGTGACTCTTCCAGACATCACCAG tGAGGCCAAGTGCCTGGGGGCCCTGACAGTGTGCAAGCAGGCCTTTGACGTCACCGCGGAGGGCAACATCATCTCTGAGGTGGTGACCGATCAGGAGGCCCTGAAAGCGCTGGAGCTGTTTGTCG ATGAGGAGCGGGTTCTGGTGGAGCTGGCGTGTGGTGCCGCCCTGGCAGCCATCTACAGCGGGGTGATCCAGAGACTGCAGAGCCAGGCACGCCTGCCCTGCCTGCTCGGCCCCCTGGTGGTGATCGTGTGCGGGGGCAGCAGCATCAGCCTGGCCCAGCTCAGCCAGTTGAAAGACAAGCtgaggggatga
- the sdsl gene encoding serine dehydratase-like isoform X1: MSQPPHTHTSIDNVQAPQTSLVSRRAGMSAFPHTVTSAAERSSATLRGGPLKCKTVFCFWRLWVTVLYRGNLGRAMDDIHPFHVNTPLLESLYLSKRAGTTVYMKMDNAQPSGSFKIRGIGLLCQKAAGSGSKGFVCSSGGNAGLATAYVARKLNLPATIIVPSSTSDAMAQKLRDHGASVRVFGKVWDDANQEAHRLAETEGLTFVPPFDHPLVWQGHASIVRELKASMPSKPGAVVVAVGGGGLLCGVVEGLKEVGWGDVPIVAMETKGANCLNAAVTAGKVVTLPDITSEAKCLGALTVCKQAFDVTAEGNIISEVVTDQEALKALELFVDEERVLVELACGAALAAIYSGVIQRLQSQARLPCLLGPLVVIVCGGSSISLAQLSQLKDKLRG; this comes from the exons ATGTCCcaaccccctcacacacacacgtcaatAGACAATGTGCAAGCACCCCAGACCAGTCTTGTCAGTCGCCGGGCTGGGATGAGTGCGTTTCCCCACACTGTTAC ATCGGCGGCGGAGCGGAGCAGCGCTACATTGCGTGGAGGGC CTTTGAAGTGCAAGACTGTATTTTGCTTTTGGCGTCTGTGGGTCACCGTTTTGTATCGAG GAAACCTTGGAAGAGCTATGGATGACATTCACCCTTTCCATGTTAACACTCCTCTGCTAGAGAGCCTGTACCTTTCTAAGAGGGCTGGGACTACAGTGTACATGAAGATGGACAATGCCCAGCCTTCAGGCTCCTTCAAGATCAGAGGGATAGGACTCCTCTGTCAGAAG GCAGCTGGTTCTGGAAGCAAAGGTTTTGTTTGTTCCTCAG GGGGAAATGCTGGCCTGGCCACAGCCTATGTAGCACGGAAACTCAATTTACCAGCAACTATCATAGTGCCCAGCTCCACCTCCGATGCCATGGCCCAGAAATTGAGGGACCACGGTGCGAGCGTGAGAGTATTTGGGAAG GTGTGGGATGATGCCAACCAGGAGGCCCACAGATTGGCTGAGACTGAGGGCTTAACATTTGTGCCTCCTTTTGATCACCCACTGGTCTG GCAGGGCCATGCAAGCATAGTGCGGGAGCTCAAGGCCTCCATGCCATCCAAGCCTGGCGCTGTAGTAGTCGCAGTTGGAGGAGGTGGGCTGCTCTGTGGGGTGGTGGAGGGATTGAAAGAGGTTGGATGGGGTGATGTGCCAATCGTCGCCATGGAAACCAAAGGCGCAAACTGCCTGAACGCTGCAGTGACTGCTGGGAAGGTGGTGACTCTTCCAGACATCACCAG tGAGGCCAAGTGCCTGGGGGCCCTGACAGTGTGCAAGCAGGCCTTTGACGTCACCGCGGAGGGCAACATCATCTCTGAGGTGGTGACCGATCAGGAGGCCCTGAAAGCGCTGGAGCTGTTTGTCG ATGAGGAGCGGGTTCTGGTGGAGCTGGCGTGTGGTGCCGCCCTGGCAGCCATCTACAGCGGGGTGATCCAGAGACTGCAGAGCCAGGCACGCCTGCCCTGCCTGCTCGGCCCCCTGGTGGTGATCGTGTGCGGGGGCAGCAGCATCAGCCTGGCCCAGCTCAGCCAGTTGAAAGACAAGCtgaggggatga
- the sdsl gene encoding serine dehydratase-like isoform X3 encodes MDDIHPFHVNTPLLESLYLSKRAGTTVYMKMDNAQPSGSFKIRGIGLLCQKAAGSGSKGFVCSSGGNAGLATAYVARKLNLPATIIVPSSTSDAMAQKLRDHGASVRVFGKVWDDANQEAHRLAETEGLTFVPPFDHPLVWQGHASIVRELKASMPSKPGAVVVAVGGGGLLCGVVEGLKEVGWGDVPIVAMETKGANCLNAAVTAGKVVTLPDITSEAKCLGALTVCKQAFDVTAEGNIISEVVTDQEALKALELFVDEERVLVELACGAALAAIYSGVIQRLQSQARLPCLLGPLVVIVCGGSSISLAQLSQLKDKLRG; translated from the exons ATGGATGACATTCACCCTTTCCATGTTAACACTCCTCTGCTAGAGAGCCTGTACCTTTCTAAGAGGGCTGGGACTACAGTGTACATGAAGATGGACAATGCCCAGCCTTCAGGCTCCTTCAAGATCAGAGGGATAGGACTCCTCTGTCAGAAG GCAGCTGGTTCTGGAAGCAAAGGTTTTGTTTGTTCCTCAG GGGGAAATGCTGGCCTGGCCACAGCCTATGTAGCACGGAAACTCAATTTACCAGCAACTATCATAGTGCCCAGCTCCACCTCCGATGCCATGGCCCAGAAATTGAGGGACCACGGTGCGAGCGTGAGAGTATTTGGGAAG GTGTGGGATGATGCCAACCAGGAGGCCCACAGATTGGCTGAGACTGAGGGCTTAACATTTGTGCCTCCTTTTGATCACCCACTGGTCTG GCAGGGCCATGCAAGCATAGTGCGGGAGCTCAAGGCCTCCATGCCATCCAAGCCTGGCGCTGTAGTAGTCGCAGTTGGAGGAGGTGGGCTGCTCTGTGGGGTGGTGGAGGGATTGAAAGAGGTTGGATGGGGTGATGTGCCAATCGTCGCCATGGAAACCAAAGGCGCAAACTGCCTGAACGCTGCAGTGACTGCTGGGAAGGTGGTGACTCTTCCAGACATCACCAG tGAGGCCAAGTGCCTGGGGGCCCTGACAGTGTGCAAGCAGGCCTTTGACGTCACCGCGGAGGGCAACATCATCTCTGAGGTGGTGACCGATCAGGAGGCCCTGAAAGCGCTGGAGCTGTTTGTCG ATGAGGAGCGGGTTCTGGTGGAGCTGGCGTGTGGTGCCGCCCTGGCAGCCATCTACAGCGGGGTGATCCAGAGACTGCAGAGCCAGGCACGCCTGCCCTGCCTGCTCGGCCCCCTGGTGGTGATCGTGTGCGGGGGCAGCAGCATCAGCCTGGCCCAGCTCAGCCAGTTGAAAGACAAGCtgaggggatga